A genomic stretch from Bacillus sp. N1-1 includes:
- the pabA gene encoding aminodeoxychorismate/anthranilate synthase component II — translation MILMIDNYDSFTYNLVQYLGEMGEELVVKRNDEITISEIEELNPSFIMVSPGPCSPNEAGISMTVIKHFAGNIPIFGVCLGHQSIAQVFGGDVIKADRLMHGKTSQMHHDGRSIFKDLENPFTATRYHSLIVKKETLPECFEISAWTAEGEIMAIRHKELAIEGVQFHPESIMTGTGKKLLKNFIETHRKEPCF, via the coding sequence ATGATTTTAATGATTGATAATTACGATTCATTTACGTATAACCTGGTACAGTACCTTGGTGAAATGGGTGAAGAGCTTGTCGTGAAACGGAATGATGAAATCACCATTTCCGAAATCGAGGAGCTTAATCCATCCTTCATTATGGTATCGCCCGGACCGTGCAGCCCAAATGAAGCGGGAATTAGCATGACAGTTATTAAGCATTTTGCAGGAAATATACCTATATTCGGTGTATGTCTTGGTCATCAATCAATTGCACAAGTATTTGGTGGTGATGTTATCAAAGCAGATCGACTGATGCATGGAAAAACGTCGCAAATGCATCATGATGGAAGATCAATCTTCAAAGATCTTGAGAATCCGTTTACTGCAACGAGGTATCATTCGCTAATTGTAAAAAAAGAAACACTTCCAGAATGCTTTGAGATTAGCGCGTGGACAGCCGAGGGTGAAATTATGGCGATCCGTCATAAAGAACTTGCGATCGAAGGCGTGCAATTCCATCCTGAATCCATTATGACCGGAACCGGTAAAAAACTATTGAAAAACTTTATTGAAACTCATCGAAAAGAACCATGTTTCTAA
- the pabC gene encoding aminodeoxychorismate lyase has protein sequence MFLTINEKLIDEKEAVISVFDHGYLYGVGVFETFRTYEGHPFLFGDHYKRLRDSLENLQISLPYSCDELLLQVKQTIEANEMKDAYVRLNVSAGAGEIGLNTDEYVTPTVIVYVKAIGHPVRNAKRGVILSLRRNSPEGEYRLKSHHYLNNILAKREVGSDPSVEGIFLTQDERLAEGIVSNLFWFKNGVLFTPDLSTGILNGITRQFVVHVAKKMGISVREGGFQKEALVEADEVFVTNSIQEIVPLFQIEQKPLPGLDGPATNELILQYEHHRTSLMSREEY, from the coding sequence ATGTTTCTAACGATTAATGAAAAGCTAATTGACGAAAAAGAAGCGGTTATCTCGGTTTTTGATCACGGTTATTTATATGGCGTGGGCGTATTTGAGACATTCCGTACTTATGAAGGTCACCCTTTTTTATTTGGTGATCACTACAAGCGCCTGCGTGATTCACTTGAAAATCTTCAGATCTCGCTCCCTTATTCTTGTGACGAACTCCTTTTACAGGTAAAGCAAACGATAGAAGCCAATGAAATGAAGGACGCGTATGTTAGACTAAACGTTTCTGCGGGAGCTGGAGAAATCGGACTTAATACAGATGAGTACGTAACTCCGACGGTTATTGTTTATGTGAAAGCAATTGGCCATCCTGTTCGGAATGCAAAGAGAGGTGTCATTCTTTCTCTTAGACGGAATTCCCCGGAGGGTGAGTACAGGTTAAAGTCACATCATTATTTAAATAATATCCTTGCGAAAAGAGAAGTCGGAAGCGATCCTTCAGTCGAAGGCATTTTTCTAACACAAGATGAAAGGCTAGCGGAAGGCATTGTTTCGAATCTATTTTGGTTTAAAAACGGCGTTCTTTTCACGCCGGACCTTTCGACGGGGATTTTAAATGGAATTACAAGACAGTTTGTTGTGCATGTTGCGAAAAAAATGGGGATCAGTGTTAGAGAAGGTGGCTTTCAGAAAGAAGCCCTTGTTGAAGCAGATGAAGTGTTTGTAACAAACTCTATTCAAGAAATCGTTCCGTTGTTTCAAATCGAACAAAAGCCATTGCCCGGACTTGATGGTCCTGCGACGAACGAGCTCATCCTTCAATATGAACACCATCGCACGTCATTAATGAGTCGAGAGGAATACTAA
- the folP gene encoding dihydropteroate synthase, which translates to MMMKWRDKLINWNEKTWVMGILNTTPDSFSDGGEYNTTAQAVAHAVQLVEDGADLIDIGGESTRPGATPVSLEEELRRVIPVIKAVRHAVNVPISIDTYKAEVANQAVLAGADIINDVWGAKADPEMATVAAEHEVPIILMHNRNDMNYSDIMIDIKADIEESIAIARLAGVKDEDIILDPGVGFAKTHEQNLEVMRRLDEFVALGYPVLLGTSRKSIVAKTLNTPPDDRVEGTGATVCLGIERGSQIIRVHDVKQIARMARMMDAMLKPHLNG; encoded by the coding sequence ATGATGATGAAGTGGCGGGACAAACTAATTAACTGGAATGAAAAAACATGGGTTATGGGTATCCTGAATACAACTCCGGATTCATTTTCAGATGGTGGAGAATATAATACGACGGCACAGGCAGTTGCCCATGCTGTCCAACTAGTTGAAGACGGCGCGGATCTAATTGATATTGGTGGAGAATCCACTCGTCCTGGGGCAACTCCTGTCTCATTGGAAGAAGAGCTTCGCCGCGTTATTCCTGTTATAAAAGCAGTTCGTCACGCGGTTAACGTACCTATTTCAATTGATACGTATAAAGCAGAAGTTGCTAACCAAGCAGTTCTCGCTGGTGCAGATATCATTAATGATGTGTGGGGAGCCAAGGCAGACCCGGAAATGGCTACTGTGGCTGCAGAACACGAAGTCCCTATTATCTTAATGCACAATCGTAATGACATGAATTATAGTGATATCATGATTGATATAAAGGCAGATATAGAAGAAAGCATAGCGATTGCTCGTTTAGCAGGCGTGAAAGACGAGGATATAATTCTTGATCCTGGCGTTGGTTTTGCAAAAACACATGAGCAGAATCTCGAAGTAATGAGAAGGCTGGATGAATTCGTTGCATTGGGATATCCTGTGTTGCTTGGTACATCAAGAAAATCCATCGTAGCAAAGACTTTAAATACGCCACCAGATGATCGGGTGGAAGGAACTGGGGCAACTGTTTGTCTTGGCATTGAGCGGGGCTCACAAATTATCAGAGTTCATGACGTGAAGCAGATAGCACGAATGGCTCGTATGATGGATGCGATGCTTAAACCTCATCTCAATGGATAA
- the folB gene encoding dihydroneopterin aldolase gives MDKIYLNGMKFYGYHGVFPEENKLGQRFYVDLTLEADLSNASQSDDLNYTVNYADAYNVIKGIVEGTPRKLVETVAEEIADKMFLQFEIVRACTVKVIKPDPPIDGHYDSVAIEMKRERNE, from the coding sequence ATGGATAAAATCTATCTAAACGGAATGAAGTTCTACGGTTACCACGGAGTATTCCCTGAAGAAAATAAGCTCGGACAACGTTTTTATGTCGATCTAACACTCGAAGCAGATCTTTCGAATGCGAGTCAATCGGATGATCTAAACTATACAGTGAATTATGCAGATGCGTATAATGTTATAAAAGGTATTGTAGAAGGTACGCCTAGAAAATTAGTTGAAACAGTAGCTGAGGAAATAGCGGATAAGATGTTTCTGCAATTTGAAATTGTTCGTGCGTGTACGGTTAAAGTGATTAAACCCGATCCACCAATAGATGGCCATTATGACTCTGTTGCGATCGAGATGAAGAGGGAACGAAATGAATAG
- the folK gene encoding 2-amino-4-hydroxy-6-hydroxymethyldihydropteridine diphosphokinase has protein sequence MNSVYIGIGSNIGDRESYIQTSLLRLQEYPGVQITSTSSLYETAPIGVKEQGTFLNMVALLETEMNAFQLLEILQGIEQSLGRERDIRWGPRTIDLDILLYNHENIVAEGLVVPHPRLLQRGFVIIPLHELNPDIIIPTTNKRIDSYFNHIEDKEGVRLWKRKSTEDVFALFES, from the coding sequence ATGAATAGTGTATATATTGGAATTGGTTCCAACATCGGGGATAGAGAGAGCTATATCCAAACCTCTTTATTAAGGTTGCAAGAATATCCAGGAGTACAGATTACTTCGACATCTTCTTTATATGAAACTGCTCCTATAGGTGTGAAGGAGCAAGGTACATTTCTTAATATGGTAGCTTTGCTAGAAACGGAAATGAACGCTTTCCAACTACTTGAAATTCTCCAGGGCATTGAGCAGTCTCTTGGGAGAGAGCGTGATATAAGATGGGGACCACGGACAATAGACCTTGACATTCTGCTCTATAATCATGAAAATATTGTAGCAGAGGGTCTGGTGGTTCCGCACCCTAGACTTCTTCAAAGAGGGTTTGTTATCATACCTCTTCATGAACTGAATCCTGATATTATTATTCCAACTACTAATAAGAGGATTGATTCTTATTTTAATCATATAGAAGATAAAGAAGGTGTACGTCTATGGAAGCGGAAATCTACGGAAGACGTATTCGCGCTTTTCGAAAGTTAA
- a CDS encoding helix-turn-helix transcriptional regulator, with protein MEAEIYGRRIRAFRKLKGYTQEQLAKELGVSVSVLGEIERGNRKPTNDFMQLVAQKLRVSIDELFPLKHN; from the coding sequence ATGGAAGCGGAAATCTACGGAAGACGTATTCGCGCTTTTCGAAAGTTAAAAGGTTATACTCAGGAACAGCTAGCAAAAGAATTAGGTGTATCGGTTTCTGTACTAGGGGAGATCGAACGGGGAAATCGAAAGCCTACAAACGACTTTATGCAATTAGTAGCACAAAAGCTTAGAGTTTCAATAGATGAACTTTTTCCATTAAAACACAACTGA
- the dusB gene encoding tRNA dihydrouridine synthase DusB — MLKIGDVSLKNPVVLAPMAGVCNPAFRLIAREFGAGLVCAEMVSDKAVLHKNEKTMDMLFVDDREKPMSLQIFGGEKDTLVGAARYVDQATNADIIDINMGCPVPKITKCDAGAKWLLDPNKIYEMVSAVTKEVEKPVTVKMRSGWDEDHIYAIENAKAIEAAGGKAVSLHGRTRVQMYEGEADWDIIRQVKESVSIPVIGNGDVKTPQDAKRMIETTGVDGVMIGRGALGNPWMLYRTVQYLETGKILEDPTPREKIDVAMLHLDRLIALKGENVAVREMRKHAAWYLKGIRGNGTIRNKVNETNTRNGVAELLYGFIEELEAKQAV; from the coding sequence ATGTTGAAAATAGGAGATGTTTCGTTAAAGAACCCCGTTGTACTTGCTCCCATGGCTGGCGTTTGTAATCCAGCTTTTCGTTTAATCGCTCGAGAGTTTGGTGCGGGATTAGTCTGTGCCGAAATGGTTAGCGATAAAGCTGTTTTGCACAAGAATGAGAAAACGATGGATATGCTTTTTGTAGATGATCGTGAGAAGCCGATGAGTCTTCAAATCTTTGGTGGCGAAAAAGATACGCTTGTCGGTGCTGCGCGCTATGTTGACCAAGCCACAAACGCAGATATTATTGATATTAATATGGGATGCCCTGTTCCAAAAATAACGAAATGTGATGCGGGTGCCAAGTGGCTTCTAGATCCTAATAAAATCTATGAAATGGTTTCAGCTGTTACGAAGGAAGTAGAAAAACCTGTTACGGTTAAAATGCGTAGTGGATGGGACGAAGATCACATTTATGCGATTGAGAATGCAAAAGCGATTGAAGCTGCAGGTGGCAAAGCTGTTTCACTTCATGGCCGTACACGTGTCCAGATGTATGAAGGGGAAGCGGATTGGGATATTATTCGACAAGTGAAAGAGTCAGTTTCTATTCCTGTAATCGGGAATGGAGATGTGAAGACGCCCCAGGATGCAAAAAGAATGATTGAGACAACGGGAGTAGACGGAGTGATGATTGGAAGAGGCGCACTCGGAAATCCGTGGATGCTTTATCGTACGGTTCAGTATCTTGAAACAGGAAAGATTCTAGAGGATCCAACACCTCGCGAGAAAATTGATGTCGCTATGCTCCATCTTGATCGTCTTATCGCACTAAAAGGTGAAAATGTCGCAGTACGTGAGATGCGTAAGCACGCAGCATGGTATTTAAAAGGAATTCGCGGTAATGGGACAATAAGGAATAAAGTTAATGAAACAAATACGAGAAACGGTGTAGCTGAACTACTGTACGGATTTATTGAAGAATTGGAAGCGAAACAGGCGGTTTGA
- the lysS gene encoding lysine--tRNA ligase, with translation MSQELELNDLLKVRREKLDVLKENNIDPFGHRFDRSHTASKMLEEFDSFTKEELAEQNKLVSLAGRIMTKRGKGKAGFTHIQDLTGQIQLYIRKDTVGDEQYDLFDSMDIGDIIGVSGEAFKTKVGELSVKVNDLHLLSKSLRPLPDKFHGLKDVEQRYRQRYLDLIMSPESKETFIARSRIIQSMRRYLDDQGFLEVETPMMHSIPGGASARPFVTHHNALDMELYMRIAIELHLKRLIVGGMERVYEIGRVFRNEGVSTRHNPEFTMLELYEAYADYKDVMTLTEEMVAHIAKEVTGSTTIQYGEEEINLEPEWKRVHMVDAVKEITGVDFWKEMTDEEARSLAKEHGVDVKETMEFGHVVNEFFEQKVEDTLIQPTFVYGHPVAISPLAKKNPEDGRFTDRFELFIVAREHANAFTELNDPIDQRERFEAQLVEREQGNDEAHMMDHDFIEALEYGLPPTGGLGIGIDRLVMLLTNSPSIRDVLLFPQMRNTER, from the coding sequence ATGAGTCAGGAGCTTGAATTGAATGACCTTTTAAAAGTAAGAAGAGAAAAGCTTGATGTGCTAAAAGAGAACAACATTGATCCGTTCGGACATCGATTTGATCGTTCTCACACTGCTAGCAAAATGCTAGAAGAATTTGATTCTTTCACAAAAGAAGAACTAGCTGAACAAAACAAACTTGTTTCGTTAGCTGGTAGAATTATGACCAAACGTGGAAAAGGAAAAGCCGGATTCACACATATACAAGATTTAACTGGTCAAATCCAGCTCTATATTCGAAAAGATACGGTTGGAGATGAGCAGTACGATCTTTTTGACTCAATGGATATTGGGGATATTATCGGAGTAAGCGGTGAGGCATTTAAAACAAAAGTAGGAGAACTTTCCGTAAAGGTTAACGACCTTCATTTGCTTTCGAAGTCACTTCGTCCACTACCTGATAAATTCCATGGTTTAAAAGATGTTGAACAACGCTACCGCCAGCGTTACCTTGATTTGATTATGAGTCCAGAATCAAAAGAAACCTTTATAGCTAGAAGTCGTATCATTCAATCGATGCGCCGTTACCTTGATGATCAAGGTTTTCTTGAGGTGGAAACACCAATGATGCACTCTATTCCGGGAGGGGCTTCGGCACGTCCGTTCGTCACTCATCATAACGCGCTTGATATGGAGCTTTACATGCGTATTGCTATTGAGCTTCATCTTAAGCGTTTAATTGTAGGTGGTATGGAGCGCGTCTATGAAATTGGACGTGTTTTCCGAAACGAGGGTGTATCGACTAGGCACAACCCTGAATTTACAATGCTTGAACTGTATGAAGCTTACGCGGACTATAAAGATGTGATGACGTTGACTGAGGAAATGGTAGCTCATATCGCGAAAGAAGTTACGGGCTCTACAACAATCCAGTATGGGGAAGAGGAAATCAATCTTGAACCAGAATGGAAGAGAGTTCATATGGTTGATGCTGTTAAAGAAATAACTGGCGTTGATTTCTGGAAAGAAATGACGGATGAAGAAGCGCGAAGTCTTGCAAAAGAACACGGTGTAGACGTAAAAGAAACAATGGAGTTTGGTCACGTTGTGAATGAATTCTTTGAACAGAAAGTAGAAGACACGCTAATTCAACCGACATTTGTCTATGGCCATCCTGTTGCGATTTCACCTCTTGCTAAGAAAAATCCTGAAGATGGTCGTTTTACAGATCGTTTTGAGTTGTTCATCGTAGCTCGTGAACATGCAAATGCCTTTACTGAGCTCAATGATCCAATTGATCAAAGAGAACGTTTTGAAGCGCAACTAGTAGAGCGCGAGCAAGGTAATGATGAGGCGCATATGATGGACCATGACTTCATTGAAGCGCTAGAGTATGGTTTACCACCAACCGGCGGTCTAGGTATTGGAATTGATCGTCTCGTTATGCTATTAACGAATTCTCCTTCCATTAGAGATGTTCTTCTGTTTCCACAGATGAGAAATACGGAGCGATAG
- a CDS encoding CtsR family transcriptional regulator, with translation MRNVSDIIEAYLKKILMVDGRDAVEIKRSEIADKFQCVPSQINYVINTRFTIEKGYIVESKRGGGGYIRIVKVKPETHADLIDEMLQIVKNQVPQVVSENIILRLLEEEVISEREAKLMLSVLDRTVITIELPLRDHLRANMLRAMLIALKYK, from the coding sequence GTGAGGAATGTTTCCGATATTATTGAAGCATATTTAAAGAAAATTTTAATGGTTGATGGAAGGGATGCTGTTGAGATAAAACGAAGTGAAATAGCAGATAAATTTCAATGCGTTCCCTCACAAATTAATTACGTCATCAATACTCGCTTTACGATTGAAAAAGGGTATATTGTGGAAAGTAAAAGAGGTGGAGGGGGTTATATACGGATTGTTAAAGTTAAGCCCGAAACCCATGCTGATTTAATTGATGAAATGCTCCAGATTGTCAAAAATCAAGTTCCACAAGTCGTTTCAGAAAATATTATCCTTCGTTTACTCGAAGAAGAGGTTATTTCAGAACGAGAAGCGAAGTTAATGTTAAGCGTACTAGATCGTACAGTGATTACAATAGAGCTACCGTTAAGAGATCACTTGCGTGCGAATATGTTGCGCGCAATGCTTATCGCTTTAAAATATAAATAA
- a CDS encoding UvrB/UvrC motif-containing protein, whose protein sequence is MTCQECGERPATLHFTKIINGEKTETHICEKCAKEKGEVEPGTNHFSIHNLLSGLLNFETPISESQAQSFYKSEPSHCPKCGLTYQQFTKIGRFGCSECYKTFSDKLDPILKKVHGGNTIHSGKIPKRAGAAIEMERKVQNLRNKMKEYIEHEEFEKAAETRDLIRSLEDKSSSEGGE, encoded by the coding sequence ATGACTTGTCAGGAATGTGGTGAGCGCCCTGCTACGCTTCATTTCACCAAAATTATCAATGGTGAAAAAACAGAAACTCACATTTGTGAAAAGTGTGCAAAAGAAAAAGGTGAGGTTGAGCCAGGCACTAACCATTTTTCTATCCATAACTTATTATCGGGATTACTAAATTTTGAAACTCCTATTAGTGAGAGCCAGGCGCAGTCTTTTTATAAATCGGAGCCCAGTCACTGTCCTAAATGTGGCTTAACTTATCAGCAATTTACGAAAATTGGTCGTTTTGGCTGTTCTGAGTGCTATAAAACCTTTTCCGATAAACTTGATCCTATACTTAAGAAAGTTCATGGCGGCAATACGATTCACTCTGGGAAAATTCCTAAACGGGCTGGCGCAGCTATAGAAATGGAACGCAAAGTTCAAAATTTAAGAAACAAAATGAAAGAGTATATTGAACATGAGGAATTCGAGAAAGCTGCAGAAACGAGAGATTTGATTCGTTCCCTTGAAGACAAAAGTTCATCGGAAGGGGGAGAATAA
- a CDS encoding protein arginine kinase, whose translation MSLQHFISEAVSPWMKNEGPDSDIVMSSRVRFARNLKNYVFPILSNREHNLEVIEEVRGQFTDVPDDQVGQLELIEMDDLKPIEKRVLVEKHLISPNLIEQSKNGAVLLSENETVSIMINEEDHFRIQCLVAGFELKKALSLANSLDNWIEEKVDYAFDEKKGYLTSCPTNVGTGMRASVMLHLPALVLTQQLNHIIPAINQLGLVVRGSYGEGSEALGNIFQISNQITLGKTENDIIEDLQGVVRQVIEKERAARRALLDNSRIELEDRIYRALGVLQNSRIIQSKEAAKCLSDVRLGIDLGLVKGLSKSILNELLILTQPGFLQQYAGASLTPTERDIKRATLIRERLELEDQLTKNVEGDEQ comes from the coding sequence ATGTCACTTCAGCATTTTATCAGTGAGGCTGTAAGCCCCTGGATGAAAAACGAAGGCCCTGACTCAGATATCGTAATGAGTAGTCGTGTAAGGTTTGCTCGAAATTTAAAGAATTATGTGTTCCCAATCCTTTCTAATCGTGAGCATAACTTAGAGGTTATCGAAGAAGTAAGAGGTCAATTTACTGATGTACCAGACGATCAGGTAGGGCAACTTGAGTTAATTGAAATGGATGATTTAAAGCCTATCGAGAAACGTGTACTTGTAGAAAAGCACCTCATTAGTCCTAATCTTATCGAACAGTCCAAAAATGGGGCTGTACTCTTAAGTGAGAATGAAACGGTTAGCATCATGATTAATGAAGAAGACCATTTTCGCATCCAGTGTTTAGTAGCTGGTTTTGAGCTTAAAAAAGCACTGTCTCTTGCAAACTCACTAGATAATTGGATCGAAGAAAAAGTGGATTATGCATTTGATGAAAAAAAGGGTTACTTAACTAGTTGTCCGACAAATGTTGGAACAGGAATGCGGGCATCTGTGATGCTGCATCTTCCCGCGCTTGTGTTAACACAGCAGTTAAATCATATTATTCCAGCTATTAATCAGCTTGGGCTAGTCGTAAGAGGCAGTTACGGTGAAGGAAGCGAAGCGCTAGGTAATATTTTTCAAATTTCAAATCAAATCACACTTGGTAAGACTGAGAATGACATTATTGAAGATTTGCAAGGTGTGGTTAGACAAGTGATTGAAAAAGAAAGAGCTGCTAGACGTGCCCTTCTTGATAACTCGAGAATCGAATTAGAAGATCGTATTTATCGAGCGCTTGGCGTCCTACAGAATAGTAGGATCATTCAATCAAAAGAGGCGGCTAAATGCTTATCAGATGTAAGACTTGGGATTGATTTAGGTCTAGTTAAAGGATTATCTAAATCTATTTTGAATGAATTGCTGATTCTTACTCAACCAGGGTTCTTACAACAATATGCCGGGGCGAGCCTTACCCCTACAGAGCGAGACATTAAACGTGCTACGTTAATTAGAGAAAGACTTGAACTTGAAGATCAACTAACGAAGAATGTGGAGGGTGATGAACAATGA
- the clpC gene encoding ATP-dependent protease ATP-binding subunit ClpC: MMFGRFTERAQKVLALAQEEAIRLGHNNVGTEHILLGLIREGEGIAAKALTALGLGSEKIQKEVEKLIGRGQDSVQSIHYTPRAKKVIELSMDEARKLSHSYVGTEHILLGLIREGEGVAARVLNNLGVSLNKARQQVLQLLGSNESSSSSHQSGGASANTPTLDSLARDLTVIARDNGLDPVIGRSKEIERVIEVLSRRTKNNPVLIGEPGVGKTAIAEGLAQQIINNEVPETLRDKRVMTLDMGTVVAGTKYRGEFEDRLKKVMDEIRQAGNIILFIDELHTLIGAGGAEGAIDASNILKPALARGELQCIGATTLDEYRKYIEKDAALERRFQPIQVNEPTSDESALILKGLRDRYEAHHRVTITDDAIEAAVKLSDRYISDRFLPDKAIDLIDEAASKVRLRSYTAPPNLKELDKKLEEVRKEKDAAVQSQEFEKAASLRDSEQRLREQLEQTKKEWKEKQGKENQEVTPEDIAIVVANWTGIPVSKLEEQETERLLKMEEILHNRLIGQEEAVKSISKAVRRARAGLKDPKRPIGSFIFLGPTGVGKTELARAVAETLFGEEDSVIRIDMSEYMEKHSTSRLVGSPPGYVGYEEGGQLTEKVRRKPYSVILLDEIEKAHPDVFNILLQVLEDGRLTDSKGRVVDFRNTVVIMTSNVGASTLKRNKYVGFSTGSEGQEYSDMKGKVMDDLKKTFRPEFLNRIDETIVFHSLEKKHLKEIIVLMANQLKARLSDHGIDFELTDLALDKISEEGYDPEYGARPLRRALQRHIEDRLSEELLKGNIEKGQRVKIDYKENDFVVETLSEATSS; this comes from the coding sequence ATGATGTTTGGACGATTTACAGAACGTGCCCAGAAAGTACTTGCACTAGCACAAGAAGAAGCAATCCGACTTGGTCATAATAACGTTGGAACTGAGCATATTCTACTTGGCTTGATTCGCGAAGGAGAAGGTATTGCCGCTAAAGCATTAACAGCTCTTGGGCTGGGCTCAGAAAAAATTCAAAAAGAAGTAGAGAAGTTGATTGGACGTGGACAGGATTCTGTTCAATCCATTCACTATACACCAAGAGCTAAGAAAGTTATCGAGCTATCAATGGATGAAGCACGTAAGCTAAGCCATTCTTATGTTGGAACTGAGCATATCTTACTTGGTCTTATTCGTGAAGGAGAAGGTGTTGCAGCTCGTGTTCTTAACAACCTTGGTGTCAGCTTGAATAAAGCACGTCAACAGGTTCTTCAATTGCTTGGAAGCAATGAAAGTTCTTCTTCTAGTCATCAGAGTGGTGGGGCAAGTGCCAATACGCCAACGCTTGATAGCCTAGCAAGAGACCTTACTGTCATAGCACGAGACAATGGTTTAGACCCTGTTATTGGCCGTAGCAAAGAAATTGAGCGAGTGATTGAAGTGCTTAGCCGACGTACGAAAAACAATCCTGTTCTTATTGGTGAGCCCGGTGTAGGTAAGACGGCGATTGCTGAGGGCCTTGCGCAACAAATTATTAATAATGAAGTACCTGAGACTCTCCGTGATAAGCGTGTCATGACGCTTGATATGGGTACTGTAGTAGCGGGAACGAAATACCGCGGTGAATTTGAAGATCGTTTAAAGAAAGTAATGGACGAAATTCGTCAGGCAGGCAATATCATTTTATTCATTGATGAACTTCATACGTTAATTGGAGCTGGTGGGGCAGAAGGTGCAATCGATGCATCGAACATCCTCAAGCCGGCACTAGCAAGAGGAGAGCTTCAATGTATTGGTGCAACAACACTTGACGAGTATCGTAAATATATTGAGAAGGATGCGGCACTTGAAAGACGTTTCCAACCAATACAGGTAAATGAACCGACAAGTGATGAATCTGCGCTAATCTTAAAAGGTCTACGTGATCGTTATGAAGCGCATCACCGCGTTACAATTACAGATGATGCTATTGAAGCAGCTGTAAAGCTTTCAGATCGTTATATCTCAGATCGTTTTCTACCAGATAAAGCGATTGATTTAATTGACGAAGCTGCTTCGAAAGTGCGTCTACGTTCTTATACAGCACCACCGAATTTGAAAGAGCTTGATAAGAAGCTGGAAGAAGTTCGAAAAGAAAAAGATGCTGCTGTTCAAAGCCAAGAATTTGAGAAAGCCGCTTCTCTTCGCGACTCTGAGCAACGCTTACGTGAGCAGCTTGAGCAAACGAAGAAAGAGTGGAAAGAAAAGCAAGGCAAAGAGAATCAAGAAGTTACACCAGAAGATATTGCGATCGTCGTTGCCAATTGGACTGGAATCCCGGTTTCCAAGCTAGAAGAGCAGGAAACAGAGCGACTATTGAAGATGGAAGAAATTCTTCATAATCGCCTGATCGGTCAAGAAGAAGCAGTTAAATCAATTTCAAAAGCAGTTCGACGTGCTCGTGCTGGTCTTAAGGATCCTAAACGCCCAATTGGTTCATTCATCTTCCTTGGACCAACTGGTGTTGGTAAGACGGAACTCGCTCGTGCAGTTGCTGAAACGCTTTTCGGTGAAGAAGATTCCGTAATCCGCATTGATATGTCCGAGTACATGGAGAAACACTCAACGTCACGCCTTGTTGGATCACCTCCAGGATATGTTGGTTATGAAGAAGGTGGTCAGTTAACTGAGAAGGTAAGACGCAAACCTTATTCTGTTATCTTGCTAGATGAGATTGAAAAAGCACACCCAGACGTGTTTAATATCCTATTACAAGTGCTAGAAGATGGACGATTGACTGATTCTAAAGGGCGCGTAGTTGATTTCCGTAATACAGTAGTCATTATGACGTCAAACGTTGGGGCTAGCACGCTTAAGCGCAATAAATATGTTGGGTTCTCAACAGGATCTGAAGGTCAAGAATATAGTGATATGAAAGGTAAAGTGATGGATGATCTCAAGAAGACTTTCCGTCCGGAGTTCTTGAACCGTATTGATGAGACGATCGTATTCCATTCTCTTGAAAAGAAACACTTGAAAGAAATTATAGTACTGATGGCCAACCAGCTTAAGGCTCGTCTATCTGATCATGGGATTGATTTTGAACTAACCGATCTTGCTCTTGATAAAATTTCTGAAGAAGGATATGATCCAGAATATGGTGCTCGACCGCTTAGAAGAGCTTTACAGCGTCATATTGAAGATCGTCTTTCAGAAGAATTGCTAAAAGGAAATATTGAAAAAGGTCAGCGAGTGAAGATTGATTACAAAGAGAACGATTTTGTTGTTGAAACTCTTTCTGAAGCAACTTCATCATAA